A region of Homo sapiens chromosome 17, GRCh38.p14 Primary Assembly DNA encodes the following proteins:
- the ARHGAP27 gene encoding rho GTPase-activating protein 27 isoform c (isoform c is encoded by transcript variant 3), whose translation MAADVVGDVYVLVEHPFEYTGKDGRRVAIRPNERYRLLRRSTEHWWHVRREPGGRPFYLPAQYVRELPALGNPAAAAPPGPHPSPAAPEPLAYDYRFVSAAATAGPDGAPEESGGRASSLCGPAQRGAATQRSSLAPGLPACLYLRPAAPVRPAQSLNDLACAAVSPPAGLLGSSGSFKACSVAGSWVCPRPLARSDSENVYEVIQDLHVPPPEESAEQVPPRALGRGGGWRARDRARTEPGRKETRSAQRRARRPPLSEDFG comes from the coding sequence ATGGCGGCGGACGTGGTGGGGGACGTGTACGTGCTGGTGGAGCACCCCTTCGAGTACACCGGCAAGGACGGGCGCCGCGTGGCCATCCGGCCGAATGAGCGCTACCGGCTGCTGCGGCGCAGCACCGAGCACTGGTGGCACGTGCGGCGTGAGCCCGGCGGCCGCCCCTTCTACCTGCCTGCGCAGTACGTGCGCGAGCTGCCCGCGCTGGGCAACCCTGCCGCCGCCGCGCCGCCAGGTCCCCACCCGAGCCCCGCGGCCCCTGAGCCGCTCGCCTACGACTACCGGTTTGTGAGCGCGGCGGCGACCGCGGGCCCCGACGGCGCCCCCGAGGAGTCCGGAGGCCGAGCCAGCTCCCTGTGCGGCCCTGCGCAACGCGGCGCCGCGACCCAGCGCAGCAGCCTGGCGCCCGGCCTGCCAGCCTGCCTGTACCTGCGGCCCGCGGCGCCCGTGCGGCCCGCGCAGTCCCTGAACGACCTGGCCTGCGCCGCCGTCTCGCCTCCCGCCGGCCTCCTAGGAAGCAGCGGCAGCTTCAAGGCCTGCAGCGTGGCGGGCTCCTGGGTGTGCCCGCGGCCTCTGGCGCGCAGCGACTCAGAGAACGTCTACGAGGTCATCCAGGACTTGCACGTCCCGCCGCCGGAGGAGAGCGCAGAGCAGGTACCTCCCCGGGCGCTGGGGCGCGGAGGCGGGTGGCGCGCTAGGGACCGCGCCCGCACGGAGCCGGGGCGCAAGGAGACCCGCTCCGCTCAGCGTCGGGCACGACGCCCACCTCTGTCCGAAGACTTCGGATGA